One genomic region from Curtobacterium sp. 9128 encodes:
- a CDS encoding class I SAM-dependent methyltransferase encodes MPIGNVTRGTTGYNRLRRVDRWIASLPALRKAPDPLVADVGYGASPTTTLELRDRLARVRPDVEVTGIEIEPSRVALANAGTRDEVTFRLGGFETPTPGGRRPAVIRAFNVLRQYDESQVVESWRIMQDRLQPGGALVEGTCNEVGRVASWVTLDPLAPRTFTVSLRLAGLDVPSIVAERLPKALIHRNVPGERVHDFLRDLDLSWAVAAPLGTYGPRQRWLAAVVGMRDRGWPVLHGTSRWRLGELSVPWSAVAPR; translated from the coding sequence ATGCCGATCGGGAACGTCACGCGCGGGACGACCGGGTACAACCGGCTCCGCCGCGTCGACCGGTGGATCGCGTCGTTGCCGGCCCTCCGCAAGGCGCCGGACCCGCTCGTCGCCGACGTCGGGTACGGCGCCAGCCCGACGACGACGCTCGAGCTCCGGGACCGTCTGGCACGCGTCCGCCCGGACGTCGAGGTCACCGGGATCGAGATCGAGCCCTCCCGCGTCGCACTGGCGAACGCCGGCACTCGCGACGAGGTGACGTTCCGGCTCGGCGGCTTCGAGACCCCGACACCCGGCGGACGTCGGCCTGCGGTGATCCGGGCGTTCAACGTGCTCCGGCAGTACGACGAGTCCCAGGTCGTGGAGTCGTGGCGGATCATGCAGGACCGGCTGCAACCGGGCGGCGCGCTCGTCGAGGGGACCTGCAACGAGGTCGGCCGGGTCGCGTCGTGGGTGACGCTCGACCCACTCGCACCACGGACGTTCACCGTCTCGCTCCGGCTCGCGGGGCTCGACGTCCCGAGCATCGTGGCGGAGCGGCTGCCGAAGGCCCTCATCCACCGGAACGTCCCCGGGGAGCGCGTGCACGACTTCCTGCGGGACCTCGATCTGTCGTGGGCCGTCGCCGCTCCCCTCGGCACGTACGGACCTCGGCAGCGGTGGCTCGCGGCCGTCGTCGGCATGCGCGACCGCGGTTGGCCGGTGCTGCACGGCACGTCGAGGTGGCGCCTCGGCGAGCTCAGCGTCCCGTGGTCGGCCGTCGCCCCGCGCTGA
- a CDS encoding folate-binding protein: protein MPAFADRAGFVASDLGPAAHFGNPLGEQRLLARGSAVVELGLGVVTVTGPDRLSWLNSITSQLLLGLAPGTSTETLVLDQSGRVEHAARVVDDGTTTWLLTEPADAAPLAAWLSSMRFMLRVEVADVSSDLVTVGSFAPGLVPDAAVEWVDPWNTVTPGGWSYAEQQGHPGADWTLRIAVLDTTAADALAASDLPVAGLLALEALRIAAWRPTLADVDERTIPHELDWLRSAVHLTKGCYRGQETVAKVHNLGHPPRRVVMLHLDGSDAVLPASGTPVTLDGVVVGRLAASAVHHELGPIGLAVVKRSLDPAATLTISAEDVVVTAAQETIVPPGAGATANVPRLPRLGAVRRS, encoded by the coding sequence ATGCCCGCCTTCGCCGACCGCGCGGGGTTCGTCGCGTCCGACCTCGGTCCGGCCGCGCACTTCGGCAACCCGCTCGGTGAGCAGCGGCTCCTCGCCCGTGGTTCCGCCGTCGTCGAGCTCGGGCTCGGCGTCGTGACCGTCACCGGTCCGGACCGTCTGTCGTGGCTGAACTCGATCACGTCCCAGCTGCTGCTCGGCCTCGCGCCGGGGACCAGCACCGAGACGCTCGTGCTCGACCAGTCCGGTCGCGTCGAGCACGCCGCCCGCGTGGTGGACGACGGCACGACGACGTGGCTCCTCACCGAGCCGGCCGATGCCGCACCGCTCGCCGCGTGGCTGTCGTCGATGCGCTTCATGCTCCGGGTGGAGGTCGCCGACGTCTCGTCGGACCTCGTCACCGTCGGGTCGTTCGCTCCGGGGCTCGTCCCCGACGCCGCGGTCGAGTGGGTCGATCCGTGGAACACGGTCACGCCAGGCGGGTGGAGCTACGCCGAGCAGCAGGGGCACCCCGGCGCCGACTGGACGCTGCGGATCGCCGTGCTCGACACCACGGCCGCCGACGCCCTGGCCGCGTCGGACCTGCCCGTCGCGGGGCTCCTCGCGCTCGAGGCCCTGCGGATCGCCGCGTGGCGTCCCACGCTTGCTGATGTCGACGAGCGGACGATCCCGCACGAGCTCGACTGGCTCCGGTCCGCCGTGCACCTGACCAAGGGCTGCTACCGCGGGCAGGAGACGGTCGCGAAGGTCCACAACCTCGGACACCCGCCGCGCCGTGTCGTGATGCTGCACCTCGACGGGTCGGACGCCGTACTGCCGGCGTCGGGCACCCCGGTGACGCTCGACGGCGTCGTCGTCGGCAGGTTGGCGGCATCGGCGGTGCACCACGAGCTCGGGCCGATCGGCCTTGCCGTGGTCAAGCGCTCCCTGGACCCCGCCGCGACGCTGACGATCAGCGCGGAGGACGTGGTCGTGACGGCGGCGCAGGAGACCATCGTCCCGCCGGGTGCTGGCGCCACCGCGAACGTCCCGCGCCTGCCCCGCCTCGGCGCCGTCCGCCGCTCGTAG
- a CDS encoding FABP family protein, producing MIELPEGLAPELVPLSWLVGVWEGTGVVEYPVGPADADEPDVRTYEFGQRVSFSHDGLPYLNYSSTTWLLDDEHTPLAAEMGYWRLDRPSEPGDRGPAMLMGEGNVPFTTTQSVEALRNANDGFDIEAAIIHPTGVNELYVGQVRKGRIDLATDAVMRSANAKDYSAATRMYGLVEGKLFWAWDIAALGQGLTSHASGQLAKVD from the coding sequence TTGATCGAACTGCCAGAGGGCCTGGCGCCCGAACTCGTCCCCCTGTCCTGGCTCGTCGGCGTCTGGGAGGGCACGGGTGTCGTCGAGTACCCCGTCGGTCCCGCCGACGCCGACGAACCCGACGTCCGGACGTACGAGTTCGGCCAGCGCGTGAGCTTCAGCCACGACGGCCTGCCGTACCTCAACTACTCGTCCACGACGTGGCTGCTCGACGACGAGCACACGCCGCTCGCGGCCGAGATGGGCTACTGGCGGCTCGACCGTCCGTCCGAGCCGGGCGACCGCGGCCCCGCGATGCTCATGGGCGAGGGCAACGTGCCGTTCACCACGACCCAGAGCGTCGAGGCGCTCCGCAACGCCAACGACGGCTTCGACATCGAAGCGGCGATCATCCACCCGACCGGCGTCAACGAGCTCTACGTCGGGCAGGTCCGCAAGGGCCGCATCGACCTCGCCACCGACGCCGTGATGCGCTCGGCCAACGCGAAGGACTACTCCGCGGCCACCCGCATGTACGGGCTCGTCGAGGGCAAGCTCTTCTGGGCGTGGGACATCGCCGCGCTCGGCCAGGGGCTCACCTCCCACGCCTCGGGGCAGCTCGCGAAGGTCGACTGA
- a CDS encoding response regulator transcription factor gives MAQLLVLTSAAPGDVLPSLGLLSHRIRHVPAEAAQLVNAPQSDLMFVDARTDLVSAKALCKILSTSGSTTPIVLVVTEGGLTAVNSEWNIDDVVLESAGPAEVDARIRLSAGRAAKNQTGSKIQASGVVIDEASYSAKVRGKPLDLTFKEFELLRFFATHPSRVFTREQLLSEVWGYDYFGGTRTVDVHVRRLRAKLGDLESLIGTVRNVGYRFNVYDDEADRLMGQ, from the coding sequence GTGGCACAGCTCCTGGTACTCACTTCGGCTGCGCCCGGGGACGTGCTCCCGAGCCTCGGCCTCCTGAGCCACCGGATCCGCCACGTGCCGGCGGAAGCCGCGCAGCTGGTGAACGCCCCGCAGAGCGACCTGATGTTCGTCGATGCCAGGACCGACCTCGTCAGCGCCAAGGCGCTGTGCAAGATCCTCTCCACCTCCGGCTCGACGACCCCGATCGTGCTCGTCGTCACCGAGGGCGGCCTCACCGCGGTCAACAGCGAGTGGAACATCGACGACGTCGTGCTCGAGAGCGCCGGCCCGGCAGAGGTCGACGCCCGCATCCGGCTGAGCGCCGGCCGTGCCGCGAAGAACCAGACCGGCTCGAAGATCCAGGCCTCCGGCGTCGTCATCGACGAGGCGAGCTACTCGGCCAAGGTGCGCGGCAAGCCGCTCGACCTGACGTTCAAGGAGTTCGAGCTCCTGCGCTTCTTCGCCACGCACCCGTCGCGCGTGTTCACCCGCGAACAGCTCCTCTCCGAGGTCTGGGGCTACGACTACTTCGGCGGCACCCGCACGGTCGACGTGCACGTTCGACGTCTCCGCGCCAAGCTCGGCGACCTCGAGTCACTCATCGGCACCGTCCGGAACGTCGGCTACCGCTTCAACGTCTACGACGACGAGGCCGATCGGCTGATGGGCCAGTAG
- the mshD gene encoding mycothiol synthase, whose translation MVDPARFTVPGEPPPFSDQTLVDVRAGRAVVLQEPDGVAVVRNGELELVVGLEARGHGVGTRLVEQALALGGGAAPRLAWAHGDSPAARAIATRYGWAATRTLLQLRAPVPTSAPDQSLPAGYSLAAFRTGTDEADWLALNAAAFASHPEQGSMTLEDLRAREAEPWFSPDDLILLRDADGELAGSCWLKVEDGIGEFYAVAVRPDLQGQGLGGVLMRAGSARLAGRDLTAAALYVEGDNEPALALYRRSGFTQHAIDVQYAAP comes from the coding sequence GTGGTGGACCCCGCCCGGTTCACCGTTCCCGGCGAACCACCGCCGTTCTCCGACCAGACCCTCGTCGACGTGCGCGCGGGGCGCGCGGTCGTGCTGCAGGAACCCGACGGGGTCGCGGTGGTCAGGAACGGCGAGCTGGAGCTGGTCGTCGGACTGGAGGCCCGTGGCCACGGCGTCGGGACCCGGCTCGTCGAGCAGGCGCTCGCCCTGGGCGGCGGGGCCGCTCCCCGGCTCGCCTGGGCACACGGCGACAGCCCGGCGGCACGCGCGATCGCGACCCGGTACGGCTGGGCCGCCACCAGGACGCTGCTGCAGCTGCGCGCACCGGTGCCGACGTCGGCACCCGACCAGAGCCTCCCGGCCGGGTACTCGCTGGCCGCCTTCCGGACCGGCACCGACGAGGCGGACTGGCTCGCCCTCAACGCCGCGGCCTTCGCGTCGCACCCGGAGCAGGGCTCGATGACGCTCGAGGACCTGCGGGCGCGGGAAGCCGAGCCGTGGTTCTCGCCGGACGACCTGATCCTGCTGCGCGACGCCGACGGGGAACTCGCGGGGTCCTGCTGGCTCAAGGTCGAGGACGGGATCGGCGAGTTCTACGCCGTCGCCGTCCGCCCCGACCTGCAGGGGCAGGGGCTCGGCGGTGTGCTCATGCGCGCCGGGTCCGCCCGCCTGGCAGGTCGTGACCTGACCGCAGCCGCGCTCTACGTCGAGGGCGACAACGAACCCGCACTCGCGCTGTACCGGCGGTCCGGGTTCACGCAGCACGCGATCGACGTGCAGTACGCCGCTCCCTGA
- a CDS encoding RNA degradosome polyphosphate kinase, which produces MDTEPQLDGDSVAPDLDDFDEVVEIEHESLPSDRYFDRELSWLRFNQRVLELGEDRTVPLLERANFLAIFASNLDEFFMVRVAGLKRRIDTGIAVPTNVGRAPSDVLRDIATKAHELQDRHAQAFMGSLKPDLDAAGIHIEHWSDLAEADRLRMREYFAEQIFPVLMPLAVDPAHPFPYISGLSLNLAVRVRNPKSQRQEFARLKVPQNFSRLIKLPDDNSGRMRFIPLEDLIANHLDDLFPGMEVLEHHVFRVTRNEDVEIEEDEAENLIQALERELLRRRFGPPIRLEITEDMDPVTLDLLVRELDITEQEVYRLPSPLDLGCLFEISKISRPDLHYPKHVPTTPVQFQPGEPNTKPDLFRAIASRDVLVHHPYESFATSVQAFLEQAAADPNVLAIKQTLYRTSGDSPIVEALIDAAAAGKQVLALVEIKARFDEQNNITWARKLEKAGVHVVYGLVGLKTHSKLVLVIRQEGGTLKHYSHIGTGNYNPKTSRIYEDMGLFTADDTVGKDLTRLFNELSGYAIEKKFKRLLVAPLHLRKGLLKRIQVETDNAAAGKPSGIRIKVNSMVDEQIIDALYLASQAGVPVDILVRGICSLKPGIEGVSETIRVRSVVGRYLEHSRAFAFHNEGDPYVFIGSADMMHRNLDRRVEALVRMSDPAHVNEIQEIFDLAMAETTSSWHLESDGEWTRHSTDDDGRPLDDVQNVLMRKISARKRSTR; this is translated from the coding sequence ATGGACACCGAACCGCAGCTCGACGGCGACTCCGTCGCGCCCGACCTCGACGACTTCGACGAGGTCGTGGAGATCGAGCACGAGTCCCTCCCCTCGGATCGATACTTCGACCGTGAACTGAGCTGGCTCCGGTTCAACCAGCGCGTGCTCGAGCTCGGCGAGGACCGCACGGTGCCCCTGCTCGAACGCGCCAACTTCCTGGCGATCTTCGCGTCCAACCTCGACGAGTTCTTCATGGTCAGGGTCGCGGGCCTGAAGCGCCGCATCGACACCGGCATCGCGGTGCCCACGAACGTCGGCCGCGCCCCGAGCGACGTCCTCCGCGACATCGCGACGAAGGCGCACGAGCTGCAGGACCGGCACGCGCAGGCGTTCATGGGGTCACTGAAGCCCGACCTCGACGCCGCCGGCATCCACATCGAGCACTGGTCCGACCTGGCAGAGGCCGACCGGCTCCGGATGCGCGAGTACTTCGCCGAGCAGATCTTCCCGGTGCTCATGCCGCTCGCGGTCGACCCGGCGCACCCGTTCCCCTACATCTCCGGGCTGTCGCTCAACCTGGCCGTGCGGGTGCGGAACCCGAAGTCGCAGCGGCAGGAGTTCGCGCGCCTCAAGGTGCCGCAGAACTTCTCCCGACTGATCAAGCTGCCGGACGACAACTCCGGCCGCATGCGGTTCATCCCGCTCGAGGACCTCATCGCGAACCACCTCGACGACCTGTTCCCCGGCATGGAGGTGCTCGAGCACCACGTGTTCCGGGTCACCCGCAACGAGGACGTGGAGATCGAGGAGGACGAGGCCGAGAACCTCATCCAGGCCCTCGAGCGCGAGCTCCTCCGTCGTCGGTTCGGCCCGCCCATCCGCCTCGAGATCACCGAGGACATGGACCCGGTGACGCTCGACCTGCTCGTCCGCGAGCTCGACATCACCGAACAAGAGGTCTACCGGCTGCCGTCGCCGCTCGACCTCGGCTGCCTGTTCGAGATCTCGAAGATCAGCCGCCCCGACCTGCACTACCCGAAGCACGTCCCAACGACGCCCGTGCAGTTCCAGCCGGGCGAGCCGAACACGAAGCCGGACCTGTTCCGCGCGATCGCGTCGCGGGACGTCCTCGTGCACCACCCGTACGAGTCCTTCGCGACGAGTGTCCAGGCGTTCCTCGAGCAGGCCGCCGCCGATCCGAACGTGCTCGCCATCAAGCAGACGCTCTACCGGACGTCCGGCGACTCCCCCATCGTCGAGGCCCTCATCGATGCCGCGGCCGCCGGCAAGCAGGTCCTGGCGCTGGTGGAGATCAAGGCGCGCTTCGACGAGCAGAACAACATCACGTGGGCGCGGAAGCTCGAGAAGGCCGGCGTGCACGTCGTGTACGGCCTGGTCGGGCTGAAGACGCACTCCAAGCTGGTGCTCGTCATCCGGCAGGAGGGCGGGACGCTCAAGCACTACAGCCACATCGGGACGGGCAACTACAACCCGAAGACCTCGCGCATCTACGAGGACATGGGGCTGTTCACCGCGGACGACACCGTGGGCAAGGACCTCACGCGCCTGTTCAACGAGCTCTCCGGGTACGCGATCGAGAAGAAGTTCAAGCGGCTGCTCGTCGCGCCGCTCCACCTGCGGAAGGGCCTGCTCAAGCGCATCCAGGTCGAGACCGACAACGCCGCGGCGGGCAAGCCCTCCGGCATCCGCATCAAGGTCAACTCGATGGTGGACGAACAGATCATCGATGCGCTCTACCTGGCGAGCCAGGCCGGTGTGCCCGTGGACATCCTGGTGCGCGGCATCTGCTCCCTGAAGCCGGGCATCGAGGGGGTCAGCGAGACGATCCGTGTCCGCAGCGTCGTCGGCCGGTACCTCGAGCACTCCCGCGCGTTCGCGTTCCACAACGAGGGCGACCCCTACGTGTTCATCGGCAGCGCCGACATGATGCACCGCAACCTGGACCGCCGCGTCGAGGCACTCGTGCGGATGTCGGACCCGGCGCACGTCAACGAGATCCAGGAGATCTTCGACCTGGCGATGGCCGAGACGACGAGCTCCTGGCACCTCGAGTCGGACGGCGAGTGGACGCGCCACTCCACCGACGACGACGGACGACCCCTCGACGACGTGCAGAATGTCCTCATGCGGAAGATCTCTGCGCGGAAGCGTTCCACTCGGTGA
- a CDS encoding NUDIX hydrolase: MSGGPTGPVVAAGAVVWREQDGVPLVLLIHREHHKDVSLPKGKVDPGEAVPTTAVREIHEETGYRVHLGAPLGVAEYVLPNGRDKVVHYWSARVSNKEYERAGEFRPNDEVAALEWVTIDQARTRLTYARDVEILDRFAARAEVGHHRTFALITLRHAKTIPGSDWQGPDATRPLLPVGRSQAKAVASPVAAFGPRKILSSTAARCLATVEPLSDTTKLGVSSTPDISQDAHDQGAADVKGVVRKRLEKGKTAVLCSHGPVVPDIIARIATATADDSGRFDLRRAAMLSVGDFSVMHIADGQLVAVETHRNPVSA, translated from the coding sequence GTGAGCGGCGGTCCCACGGGTCCCGTCGTCGCGGCGGGAGCGGTGGTCTGGCGTGAGCAGGACGGCGTCCCGCTCGTGCTGCTCATCCACCGTGAGCACCACAAGGACGTCTCCCTCCCCAAGGGCAAGGTCGACCCGGGCGAAGCGGTCCCGACGACGGCTGTGCGCGAGATCCACGAGGAAACCGGCTACCGCGTGCACCTCGGCGCACCGCTCGGCGTCGCGGAGTACGTGCTCCCGAACGGCCGCGACAAGGTCGTGCACTACTGGTCGGCGCGGGTCTCGAACAAGGAGTACGAGCGCGCTGGGGAGTTCCGGCCCAACGACGAGGTCGCCGCGCTCGAGTGGGTCACGATCGACCAGGCCCGCACCCGCCTGACGTACGCGCGTGACGTCGAGATCCTCGACCGCTTCGCCGCCCGCGCCGAGGTCGGGCACCACCGGACGTTCGCGCTCATCACGCTCCGGCACGCCAAGACCATCCCGGGCTCGGACTGGCAGGGACCCGACGCCACCCGTCCGCTGCTGCCCGTCGGCCGTTCGCAGGCCAAGGCCGTGGCGTCGCCGGTCGCCGCCTTCGGGCCGCGCAAGATCCTGAGCAGCACGGCCGCCAGGTGCCTGGCGACCGTCGAGCCACTCTCGGACACGACGAAGCTCGGTGTCTCCAGCACGCCGGACATCAGCCAGGACGCCCACGACCAGGGTGCGGCCGACGTCAAGGGCGTCGTGCGCAAGCGGCTCGAGAAGGGGAAGACCGCCGTGCTGTGCTCGCACGGGCCGGTCGTCCCGGACATCATCGCGCGCATCGCCACCGCGACCGCCGACGACAGCGGCCGGTTCGACCTCCGTCGTGCCGCGATGCTGTCGGTCGGCGACTTCTCGGTGATGCACATCGCCGACGGGCAGCTGGTCGCCGTGGAGACGCACCGCAACCCGGTTTCCGCCTGA
- the pstS gene encoding phosphate ABC transporter substrate-binding protein PstS: MNIKRIGTVAAIAIAGAVVLSSCAANEGGAGSTSSASASGVDYSKLSGTLTGSGSSAQQTAEATWAAGFQDQASGVTVNYSPDGSGAGRKNFISGAADFAGSDAALSDEELSGSFGLCAADSKAIDVPVYISPIAIAYKVDGVKDLTLDAKTIAGIFSGKITKWNDSQIAALNDGAKLPDANITVVHRSDDSGTTQNFSEYVSANAGDVWTEAPSQTFPYQVGDSAKGTSGVASAMQGASNAITYIDDSGAGDLDKAKLMVGDTATKISAEGAAQVVADSDVASGRETNDLAIDIDRKDTAKGAWPLVLVSYAIACQEYKDSAKADLVKSYLTYVVSDDAQKAAATEAKSAALSSDLAKKAADAVASIK, translated from the coding sequence GTGAACATCAAGCGAATCGGTACGGTCGCGGCAATCGCGATCGCCGGCGCGGTCGTGCTCTCCTCGTGCGCGGCGAACGAAGGCGGCGCGGGCAGCACCTCGTCGGCTTCGGCCTCGGGTGTCGACTACTCGAAGCTCTCCGGCACCCTCACCGGATCGGGCTCCTCCGCCCAGCAGACCGCCGAGGCCACCTGGGCCGCCGGCTTCCAGGACCAGGCCTCCGGCGTCACGGTGAACTACTCGCCCGACGGCTCCGGTGCCGGTCGCAAGAACTTCATCTCGGGTGCCGCGGACTTCGCCGGCTCCGACGCCGCACTCTCGGACGAGGAGCTCTCCGGCTCCTTCGGCCTCTGCGCCGCGGACTCGAAGGCCATCGACGTCCCGGTCTACATCTCCCCGATCGCCATCGCCTACAAGGTCGACGGCGTCAAGGACCTGACGCTCGACGCGAAGACGATCGCCGGCATCTTCTCCGGCAAGATCACCAAGTGGAACGACTCGCAGATCGCGGCGCTCAACGACGGCGCGAAGCTGCCGGACGCGAACATCACGGTCGTGCACCGCTCCGACGACTCGGGCACCACGCAGAACTTCTCCGAGTACGTCTCGGCGAACGCCGGCGACGTGTGGACCGAGGCGCCGAGCCAGACCTTCCCGTACCAGGTCGGCGACAGCGCGAAGGGCACCTCGGGTGTGGCCTCGGCCATGCAGGGCGCCTCGAACGCCATCACCTACATCGACGACTCCGGCGCCGGTGACCTCGACAAGGCCAAGCTCATGGTCGGCGACACCGCCACCAAGATCTCGGCCGAGGGTGCCGCCCAGGTCGTCGCGGACTCCGACGTCGCGTCGGGTCGCGAGACCAACGACCTGGCGATCGACATCGACCGCAAGGACACCGCCAAGGGCGCATGGCCGCTCGTCCTGGTCTCCTACGCCATCGCGTGCCAGGAGTACAAGGACTCGGCCAAGGCCGACCTCGTGAAGTCCTACCTGACGTACGTGGTCTCGGACGACGCGCAGAAGGCCGCCGCGACGGAGGCCAAGTCGGCCGCCCTCTCGAGCGACCTCGCGAAGAAGGCCGCTGACGCGGTCGCGTCCATCAAGTAG
- the pstC gene encoding phosphate ABC transporter permease subunit PstC — translation MTTAPAHPGSTTTPKPKAVVRVGDRVFSAASVISGGLILVVLALVAAFLVWQSIPAFSAKVGELPNQAANFWDYVGPLVFGTVWSALLALVMAVPLSIGIALFISHFAPRRIAPVLGYVIDLLAAVPSVVYGLWGIVVLARFVQPFYSFLNEYLGWFPLFSGQISGTGRTILTASIVLAVMAIPIMTAVMREIFLQAPTLNEEAALALGATRWEMIRLSVLPFAKSGIVSAIMLGLGRALGETMAIALVLSVSTNVTFQLLTSLNPSTIAANIALQFAEASGTALNALIASGLILFVITLVINTLARYIVRKRVS, via the coding sequence ATGACGACAGCACCGGCCCACCCAGGGTCAACGACCACCCCGAAGCCGAAGGCCGTCGTCCGCGTCGGCGACCGGGTCTTCTCCGCCGCCTCGGTGATCTCCGGCGGACTCATCCTCGTCGTGCTCGCGCTGGTCGCGGCCTTCCTCGTGTGGCAGAGCATCCCCGCATTCTCCGCGAAGGTCGGCGAGCTGCCGAACCAGGCGGCGAACTTCTGGGACTACGTCGGGCCCCTCGTCTTCGGTACCGTCTGGTCCGCGCTCCTCGCACTCGTGATGGCCGTGCCGCTCTCCATCGGGATCGCGCTCTTCATCTCGCACTTCGCACCGCGCCGCATCGCGCCGGTGCTCGGCTACGTCATCGACCTGCTGGCCGCGGTCCCCTCGGTCGTCTACGGACTCTGGGGCATCGTGGTGCTCGCCCGGTTCGTGCAGCCGTTCTACTCGTTCCTCAACGAGTACCTCGGGTGGTTCCCGCTGTTCTCCGGACAGATCTCCGGCACCGGACGCACCATCCTCACCGCGTCGATCGTGCTCGCGGTCATGGCGATCCCGATCATGACCGCCGTCATGCGCGAGATCTTCCTGCAGGCGCCGACCCTCAACGAAGAGGCGGCACTCGCGCTCGGCGCCACGCGCTGGGAGATGATCCGCCTGTCGGTCCTGCCGTTCGCCAAGTCCGGCATCGTGTCCGCGATCATGCTCGGCCTCGGTCGGGCGCTCGGCGAGACGATGGCGATCGCGCTGGTGCTGTCGGTGTCGACGAACGTCACCTTCCAGCTGCTCACGTCGCTGAACCCCTCCACGATCGCGGCGAACATCGCCCTGCAGTTCGCCGAGGCATCCGGAACCGCCCTGAACGCGCTGATCGCATCGGGTCTGATCCTCTTCGTCATCACCCTGGTCATCAACACGCTCGCGCGGTACATCGTGCGCAAGCGCGTCAGCTGA
- the pstA gene encoding phosphate ABC transporter permease PstA: protein MSLALRQSPGNVFANGKLHKSVPWLLLGGSWVALALVFALLNAGGAVKDFNIVAALFLGTVLFDVLIVVVSRIVEGGRKAVDRLITSLVVTAFVIAVLPLVSLLYTVLADGLARFDAAFFSYSMRGVISVGGGALHALIGTLEITLFAALMAVPIGLLTSIYLVEYGRGPLARGITFFVDVMTGIPSIVAGLFAYSLFALFLGPGARFGLVGSVALAVLMIPIVVRSTEEVLKIVPMELREASYALGVPKWLTIIKVVLPTSLAGITTGVMLAIARVIGETAPLLVTAGFTTSMNYDLFKNPMMTLPVFAFTQYSQQGANPVPFVDRAWTAALVLILIVMVLNLLARFITRLFAPKLSR, encoded by the coding sequence ATGTCCCTCGCACTCCGTCAGTCCCCCGGCAACGTCTTCGCCAACGGGAAGCTCCACAAGTCCGTCCCGTGGCTGCTCCTCGGCGGGAGCTGGGTCGCGCTCGCCCTCGTCTTCGCCCTGCTCAACGCCGGCGGCGCGGTCAAGGACTTCAACATCGTCGCCGCCCTGTTCCTCGGCACGGTCCTGTTCGACGTCCTCATCGTGGTCGTCTCCCGGATCGTCGAGGGCGGGCGCAAGGCGGTCGACCGGCTGATCACGTCGCTCGTCGTCACGGCCTTCGTCATCGCCGTCCTGCCGCTGGTCTCGCTGCTGTACACGGTCCTCGCGGACGGTCTTGCCCGCTTCGACGCGGCGTTCTTCTCGTACTCGATGCGCGGCGTGATCTCGGTCGGCGGCGGCGCACTGCACGCCCTGATCGGCACGCTCGAGATCACGTTGTTCGCGGCGCTCATGGCCGTGCCGATCGGCCTGCTGACCTCGATCTACCTGGTCGAGTACGGCCGCGGACCCCTGGCACGCGGCATCACGTTCTTCGTCGACGTCATGACCGGCATCCCGTCGATCGTCGCCGGTCTGTTCGCCTACTCGCTCTTCGCGCTGTTCCTCGGTCCCGGCGCCCGGTTCGGCCTGGTCGGCTCGGTCGCCCTCGCGGTCCTGATGATCCCGATCGTCGTCCGCTCCACCGAGGAGGTGCTGAAGATCGTCCCGATGGAGCTCCGCGAGGCGTCCTACGCCCTCGGCGTGCCGAAGTGGCTCACGATCATCAAGGTCGTCCTCCCCACCTCCCTCGCCGGCATCACGACGGGGGTCATGCTCGCCATCGCCCGCGTCATCGGTGAGACGGCTCCCCTGCTGGTCACCGCCGGGTTCACAACGAGCATGAACTACGACCTGTTCAAGAACCCGATGATGACGCTGCCGGTGTTCGCGTTCACGCAGTACTCGCAGCAGGGCGCCAACCCGGTACCGTTCGTCGACCGGGCCTGGACCGCGGCACTCGTGCTCATCCTCATCGTGATGGTGCTCAACCTGCTCGCCCGCTTCATCACCCGCCTCTTCGCCCCCAAGCTCTCCCGCTAG